The sequence ACCTCTCACATAACAAGCACAGGTCCGCGAGACAAATTAACTCGGCACTCGGTTAAGCAGCGTTTTAAAACCGTGAACTTTGAACCGTGAACCTGATAACCCGAGTAGTTCTTATATATGCCCAAATTCCCCGTCAACATCTTTCTCCCCGCGGCCGGACTCGGCGAGCGGCTCAGGCCGATCACGAACCACCTGCCCAAACCGCTGCTGCCGGTCCTCGGGAAACCGTTGATCGAGATCATCCTCGAACGGATCGCCGCTGTGTGCGACAAGGGGATCGGCATCAACCTCCATTACAAGCCCGGGCTGCTGCGCGACTGGGCACGGGCGTCCCGCTATGCCGACCGCATCCGGTTCTTTCCTGAAGACCCGATCCTCGGCACCGGAGGCGCGCTCAAGAACGCCGAAGCGTTCCTGTCAACCGGCCACTTCCTGGTGCACAACGCGGACATTCTTCTGGATATCGACTTTGAACGACTGATCGACACCCACCTCGCTTCAGGAAATATCGCCACGCTCGTGACGCATAACCATCCGAAATATAGTAACGTGGTGGTTGATGAAAATAATCTTCTGGTCAACGTGGAAAATCCCGGGGACTCCCGGCCGGACCCGGACACCATCGCGAAAAAAGTCGCCTACACCGGCATCGCCGTCTATTCTCCGAAAATATTAACATTCCTGCCGCCGGGCATCTCCCACATGACCGTGGCCTGGATCGCGGCGGCGAAGGCCGGACGTCGTGTTCAGACGCACGACGTCACGGGCGCTTATTGGAACGACATCGGCACTCCAGCCTCGTATGTGGCGAGCGTGTTCGACGCCTTGCGGGACAACGGCGAGAACGTCTCTGTGTCCCCGACCGCTAAATGCGGGAGGATCGGCATTGACGGCTATATCGTGCTGGAATCGGGAAGCGAGGTCCGTGATGGAGCGCGGCTCAGGAACTGCGTGGTCATGCCCGGCGCGCGGGTCACCGGAAAACACGAGAATTGCATCATCGGTCCGGATTATGCCGTCGATCTTACGGAAACCGAGATGCAGCCATCGATCCACGCGCGGGAGCAGAAGACGGTCGCGCTTAACGATCCGCTGTTTGCCCGGTATTTTGGGATACAACCCATTCTTAACAATGCGACCTCTGCTCCTCACCCCGGACAAAGCCTGTCCCCGAAAGCCTTTATCGGGGAAACTCCGAACTCCCTGTCGGACGCGATCCTGATCGGCCTCGGCGGATCGGACAGACGCTACTTCCGCGTGCGGAATAACGGGAAGACAGCGGTGCTCATGGAGTGCAAACCCGACGACCCGGATTACGAACGCCACCTCATTTATACCCGTTTCTTCGAGGCCCACTCAGTCCCCGTGCCAAGCCTCATTGCAGAAGATGATACCGACAAGTGCGCCCTCTTCGAGGACCTCGGCGACACCAGTCTCTACTCCTATCTGAAACTCCCGCATGACGACGCGCATATCGAGGATATCTATCGCAGTGTGCTCGATATCCTGGTCGCGCTCCACAGCCGGGCTACCGCGCATGTCCATGAATGCCCGCAGCTCCGGGACCGGATCTTTGACTATGAATATCTGCGATGGGAAACAAACTACTTTCTCGATCAATTCGTCAGGGGACTCCGCAAAACGGCGTTGAACGATAAGCCTGCTTTAGCGGAGGACTTCCATCGCCTTGCACAGAAGGTGGATGCCGGTCCCAGGGTCGTGATCCACCGCGACTTCCAGTGCCAGAACATCATGATCACGCCCGGCAATATTCCGCGGGTCATCGATTTTCAAGGCGCGAGAATGGCCCCTGCCGCGTACGATGTCGCCTCGATCCTCTGGGACCCCTACCACCGGCTCGATGATGGTGTTCGTGAACGATTGGTCGATCATTACGCGGGCGAGATGAAACGGAATTCAGCGGGCTTTCATGAGGCGTTGTTCAGAGAGAGCATCATCCCCTGTCGTCTTCAGCGCCACATGCAGGCGCTCGGCGCATACGGTTTTCTGTCCGTCGTGAAAGGGAAAAAATATTTCCTCAAGCACATCCCCGAGGCGCTCAGACTGCTGAAGGAAGAGAGCGAAGCAACGAAAAACGACTATCCGGAACTCTACAGGCTGGTGAACAATCTGTTTTAGATAAACGGTCTGTTGTCCACAGAGTATTTCGATCATATGGTCATTCTGAGCACAGCGAAGAATCTCGTTTTTGAACATCTCCGGATAAACTCTGCAAAGAATCCTACCTTCCCACTCTAATGAGAGACCCTTCGCTTCGCTCAGGGTGACAAAAAAAGATTAGACAACAGCCCGGAATCTTACAACGCGCCTTTTGCCTTCAATGCCTTTTCGACCGCCGCGATCTGCTCGTTATGCAGTTTGCAGTCCTCTTCGTATTCAGCCGCCATGTTCTGGGCCTTTTCAGCGCCGATATGCACCGAGGTCTTGACGAAGGTGAAGGAATGCAGGTCCTCAATGTCGCAGAGACTTTCCTTCAGCCGTTTAAGCTCCGCCTTGAGTTCATCGATTGACATGTCTTCCAATTGTTTACCCATTGTTTTCAACCTCGTTTCCCACAAAGAGAGGACGACACAACGTTAACAGCCGAGACCTTCACTCCCTGGCGGCATCGCGGTGGATGCGCGAATTTACGTTCACAGGCTTTTGAAAAACTATTTTAGACCCATACACCGTCATTCCCGCGTAAGCGGGAATCCAGAATTTTCAGATTGCTACGGGATGCCCGTTTTCACGGGCATGACGAATTAATCCGTCATCACAGACCTTTTCAACGATCTGTTACACTTTCAAGATACTCCAGCGCCTCCCGCCGGTCCTTAATCGCACCCTCAGCCTGGCGCTCTTTGATCTCTTCAAGTATAACACGGAATTTCGGCCCCGGCGTTAGACCTCGATCGATGAGGTCCTGCCCGGTCACGAGCGGCTTCGCCTCGACCTTCAGGAACTTCGTATAATAATATTCCAGCACCGTTGCCATGGGTTTTATGGTGTCCGTGAACTGTTCCTTCGGCATGATCTCGCGGGTCGCGCGCGCGTCCGCCTGCGCAAGGATCAGGCTTTCCGGAAGGGCGTCACCGATGTCGCGACAATAGCGGTACATGGCGTTCTTGCTCGGCCCGCCGGGCGTGGAAAGATTGAACAGCCGCATGTGCTGCCGGATGACGCGGGTGACCGCTTTCTCCGTATTGTTCGAAAGTTTGAACCGCCGGCAAATGGACACTGCCTTTTCAGCGCCGAGATTGTCATGTCCATGGAAACGAACATGTCCATCGACGTTGCTGAACGTTTCGGGCTTCGCGTTGTCGTGGATCAGGCAGGCAAATCGGAGCGCCGCCTTTCTCGGCACGAGATGCTCAAGGCGCTCCTCAAGATGCGCGAGTATCGTATTGCCGTGATCCGGCGATAGCGTCGGCAGATCGTCAAGCACGTTGTCTATATATCCGGCCGTCTTGATCGAATGGGTCAGGACATCGTGGACGTGATACCTCCCCGGCGTGAACGCGCGGAGAGGTTCAAGCTCGGGGAAAAGCGGCGACAGAAGGCCGAGCGAATCCATAAGCATGAGGTGCTTCTCGGCATTTCGCTCGGAGAGGATCAGGAATAGCTCGTCCCGCACGCGCTCGGGCGAGGGCCTGGCAATGAGCTTTGCATACTGCCGGATCTGATCAACAGTCCCTTCTTCGATCGTAAATCCAAGCGTGGCCGAAAATCTTATTGCGCGGAGAAGCCGGAGCGGGTCTTCATCCAGCACACCCGGCCTCGTTACCCGGATGAGCCTGTTCCTGATGTCTTCCCGGCCCTGCAACGGGTCGATCAATCCATCGAGAGACGTATCGGCGATGAAAGCCTTCAGGTCAAGCGCCATCGCGTTCATGGTAAAGTCCCGGCGTTCAAGATCGGCGGTGAGATCCGGTCCTTCGAAGTTCGTAAAATCAAACTGAATGATATCAGCATCAGTTTGTTTTACGATACGGGTGATCTTACGCTCTTCATCGAGAAAGAAAAAACTTCCGCCTATGGCGGCGGCGAACGTGCGTGCCACGTCCTCCGAGCCGGAGGCCATCAGGAGGTCAATGTCCCTGATGTCCTGCCTGCCGATCAGCAGGTCACGAACTGATCCGCCGACGAGGTAGATGGTGTGCGGAGTCAGGGAGGGAAGTGCGGAAAGATATGTCCCGAAAGGAGAATTCATGGCTGATGATAATTATGCAAATTAAATTTTATTCAAACAGAGAAGAGCTTGAAAGTAGTTTTAAAATCTAAATATTCAGGTTGGCCGCAAAAGAACGCAAAGATCTCAAAGAAAAGCTGACATCATGTAGTTCAGTTTTTAAATCTCTCTGCGTTCCTTGAGTGTTTCTCTAAGTGGCCGGTTCATTTTTTAGGCCATTCGCGGCTAATAGATTTTGACCTGAGTAGATAAGAAAGCTTCTGGAAATCTGTTCTGGTTTTCGCTTTCCTCTGTGCCTTATGTGACTTTTGCCTGCGCCCAGCGCTTACGAGTGGAATCGCGAGTGCAGGGTGTGGCTAAACAGTTTTCCGGCTTGCCCGGGTTAGGATTATAGCTGCTCACTGCTCCGACCGCTTCTCATCCATCTCCTTCTCCGCAACGCCCTTGCCCGTACTCTTCCTGATCTCCGTCAACCGTTTTTTCCGATCCTCCCGAGTGACGTACCAGTCCTCGATGAGCGTCTCGATCAGATCGATCAACAGCTCCGCCTCGCCGGGATCGACGTCGAGGATCTCCGCGCCTTCGCTCTCCATGTGGGCGCCGATCATCCCGCGCCTCTTAATGGACTCGATGGTCTCCCAGGTCAGGGGGTCCGCCGTGCCTTTGATCTGGCGGAACTCATCGCCCAGACTGGCGGGTTGCACCTGCCAATAGTCCCGTATCATCGATGAGAGACAGCGTCGTGACAGGGCCGCGGCGACCTTTGGGCTGAGCTCAAGAGTGAGACAGGCTTCCTGGTAGTCCTGGAGAATATGCTGGGGAATGGCAATCGGGAACGAGCGGGCGCGGGAGGGAGGGACAAGTGCCCATGACTTGATGTGCTTTCCCGTATAGGTGCGCTTTCCGCTGACCTCCAGATGGTGCAGCGAAGCGATCACGGAAAACTTCCTGCACTCGGGATTGGGGCAGACCACGAACTTGCTCACCAGCCGGCGCAAACCATCCGCGTTCGGCAGGGTGAGATCGGCAAAGGACACCCGCCGGTCTTCGTCGCTC comes from Nitrospirota bacterium and encodes:
- a CDS encoding phosphotransferase, whose translation is MPKFPVNIFLPAAGLGERLRPITNHLPKPLLPVLGKPLIEIILERIAAVCDKGIGINLHYKPGLLRDWARASRYADRIRFFPEDPILGTGGALKNAEAFLSTGHFLVHNADILLDIDFERLIDTHLASGNIATLVTHNHPKYSNVVVDENNLLVNVENPGDSRPDPDTIAKKVAYTGIAVYSPKILTFLPPGISHMTVAWIAAAKAGRRVQTHDVTGAYWNDIGTPASYVASVFDALRDNGENVSVSPTAKCGRIGIDGYIVLESGSEVRDGARLRNCVVMPGARVTGKHENCIIGPDYAVDLTETEMQPSIHAREQKTVALNDPLFARYFGIQPILNNATSAPHPGQSLSPKAFIGETPNSLSDAILIGLGGSDRRYFRVRNNGKTAVLMECKPDDPDYERHLIYTRFFEAHSVPVPSLIAEDDTDKCALFEDLGDTSLYSYLKLPHDDAHIEDIYRSVLDILVALHSRATAHVHECPQLRDRIFDYEYLRWETNYFLDQFVRGLRKTALNDKPALAEDFHRLAQKVDAGPRVVIHRDFQCQNIMITPGNIPRVIDFQGARMAPAAYDVASILWDPYHRLDDGVRERLVDHYAGEMKRNSAGFHEALFRESIIPCRLQRHMQALGAYGFLSVVKGKKYFLKHIPEALRLLKEESEATKNDYPELYRLVNNLF
- a CDS encoding HD domain-containing protein — protein: MNSPFGTYLSALPSLTPHTIYLVGGSVRDLLIGRQDIRDIDLLMASGSEDVARTFAAAIGGSFFFLDEERKITRIVKQTDADIIQFDFTNFEGPDLTADLERRDFTMNAMALDLKAFIADTSLDGLIDPLQGREDIRNRLIRVTRPGVLDEDPLRLLRAIRFSATLGFTIEEGTVDQIRQYAKLIARPSPERVRDELFLILSERNAEKHLMLMDSLGLLSPLFPELEPLRAFTPGRYHVHDVLTHSIKTAGYIDNVLDDLPTLSPDHGNTILAHLEERLEHLVPRKAALRFACLIHDNAKPETFSNVDGHVRFHGHDNLGAEKAVSICRRFKLSNNTEKAVTRVIRQHMRLFNLSTPGGPSKNAMYRYCRDIGDALPESLILAQADARATREIMPKEQFTDTIKPMATVLEYYYTKFLKVEAKPLVTGQDLIDRGLTPGPKFRVILEEIKERQAEGAIKDRREALEYLESVTDR
- a CDS encoding DUF4145 domain-containing protein; translation: MSEYLWYCPNCNKELTVSDEDRRVSFADLTLPNADGLRRLVSKFVVCPNPECRKFSVIASLHHLEVSGKRTYTGKHIKSWALVPPSRARSFPIAIPQHILQDYQEACLTLELSPKVAAALSRRCLSSMIRDYWQVQPASLGDEFRQIKGTADPLTWETIESIKRRGMIGAHMESEGAEILDVDPGEAELLIDLIETLIEDWYVTREDRKKRLTEIRKSTGKGVAEKEMDEKRSEQ